One genomic region from Xenopus laevis strain J_2021 chromosome 2L, Xenopus_laevis_v10.1, whole genome shotgun sequence encodes:
- the LOC121399675 gene encoding olfactory receptor 52Z1-like: MEPGISNQSLILSYTDFILLGFPGISRWRPLLAIPFFSVYLVILIGNSLIICLICVKKSLHSPMYLLISVLFAINISSITTMLPKFLLELLFHLNQISLSGCLLQMFFIYFITCCESTVLLLMSLDRYVAICRPLRYHNIMTKSLLTWLIVIVISRNFIFICPLIVLVSMVQFCKSNLILNFMCENMALLSLGCGDTTKPQIAGLIVRIIATVLDGSLLLISYSTILYTAMKTATGKSRHKALNTCGTHLLVAMVVYLCALASTLVQRMETTISADVKNLFIALYLIIPATLNPFIYGFRVSEIRKSLVEYWREKKNPFSSS; the protein is encoded by the coding sequence ATGGAACCAGGGATCTCCAACCAGTCATTGATTCTCTCTTACACTGACTTTATTCTCTTGGGTTTCCCTGGGATATCTCGATGGAGGCCCCTCCTGGCAATCCCATTCTTTTCAGTGTACTTAGTTATCCTGATTGGGAATTCTCTCATCATCTGCCTCATCTGCGTTAAGAAGTCTCTCCATTCCCCCATGTATTTGCTCATCTCTGTGCTCTTTGCCATTAACATCTCCAGCATTACCACCATGTTGCCCAAATTCCTCCTAGAGTTGTTATTTCACCTCAACCAAATTTCCCTCAGTGGTTGTCTTCTGcagatgttttttatttatttcataacaTGCTGTGAGTCTACTGTACTTCTATTGATGTCCTTGGACAGATACGTAGCAATCTGTAGGCCACTGCGTTATCATAACATCATGACCAAAAGTCTCCTGACCTGGCTCATAGTCATTGTAATAAGTCGGAACTTCATCTTTATTTGCCCACTGATCGTACTTGTCTCCATGGTCCAGTTTTGCAAGTCGAACCTCATCCTGAACTTTATGTGTGAAAACATGGCACTTCTCAGTCTTGGATGTGGAGACACAACCAAACCACAGATTGCTGGGTTAATTGTGCGCATCATTGCCACTGTACTTGATGGTAGCCTACTCTTGATTTCCTACTCAACCATACTTTACACGGCCATGAAAACTGCTACTGGAAAATCCAGACACAAAGCTCTAAACACCTGTGGGACACACTTGCTGGTGGCAATGGTGGTCTACCTGTGTGCATTGGCATCTACCTTAGTGCAGAGAATGGAGACGACTATTTCAGCAGATGTTAAGAATCTGTTCATTGCACTATACCTAATTATCCCAGCTACCTTAAACCCTTTTATATATGGATTCAGAGTGTCAGAGATCAGAAAGAGCCTGGTGGAATactggagagaaaaaaagaacccGTTTTCCTCATCATAA